In Streptococcus pneumoniae, the sequence ATCCGTTTTTCGAGTGTCTCCTAAAATAGTGATAATCTTACCTGGACGTGGCGCTGAGATATAGTCTGCTGCCTTGATTTCAGTTCCGTCTTCCAAAACAAGATCCTGGCCGTTTTTGATTTTACCAAAAAGCGGGCCGAACGGAACACCAGCAGCCTTGAGTTTTTCAGCATCCAGCGTCCCTTCTAGATCCTTTTGCATGACACGATAGCCAACACAGAAAATAGTGTGGTCCAGCTCCTCTGCATACACAGTGAATTTATCGGTTTCAAGAATTTTACCCAGAGAATCTTGGTCAAACTCATGGAAATGAATGCGGTAGGGCAGACGAGAACCTGACACACGAAGGCTGGTTAAGACAAATGACTTGATTCCTTGAGGTCCGTAGATTTCCAAATCTGTCTGCTCTTCATTGGCCTGAAAGGCACGGCTAGAAAGGAAACCTGGCAAACCAAAAATGTGGTCTCCATGCAGATGGGTAATAAAGATTTTGCTGACCTTACGTGGTCGAATTGTGGTTTCCAGAATGCGATTTTGCGTACCTTCTCCACAGTCAAAGAGCCAAACTTCGTTAATCTCGTCCAAAAGTTTCAGGGCGAGACTTGAAACGTTGCGGGCTTTAGAGGGCTGACCAGCCCCCGTTCCTAAAAATTGAATATCCATTCGATACTTTCTAATTAATCAATATATAACATGGCTGTGCGGTTTTCCGATCGGAAATAGCGTTTGCCAGAAAAAGCAGCAGCTTCTTGCAATAAATCCTCTTGGCTGTAGCCTTTGAGACGTTTTCGACCATCAGCCAATCTTTCCAAATCAGTCAAAGCTGTGAGACTTTCTAGGCTGACAACTTCCTCGTCCTTGACAGGTTTCATGTAAATCTTACCAGACTCTTCAAAGACTAATTGATGGGAGAAAATTTGCGCAATTTCAAAGAGCAAGTCATCCGAGATTTTCTCCTCATTTTCAGAGAAAATCCGACCAAGGCCGTCACTCTCATAACAAAAACCAAAGGATTTACCAGACAGATTAAGCCGAATAAAAGGCTTATTTTCTAGGGTGAAACTTGGCTCAGTATTGTAAAGATTCAGTTCCTGACTGAGTTCTGCAAAATAATCCGTCGCAGCCTGAGGACTTTTTTTCTGATAGAGTTCTGCAAAGTAGGCATTAACAACACTTGGCGGAGGTGTAATAAGTGTTAACTGCTCCTGCTCTGTTTTACCAGCTAGAAGCTGATCCAGATAGACCTTGTCCAGACTTGTATAACCTCCATACTTTAGAGCCAAAGTTTTAATATCAGTCATAAAATTCTTCTAACCTCCATTTATTTTTCTCGGAAATGTAGCCTGTAATCACTTCGCCGTCTTCCTGATAATCACGTTCTTCCAGAATTGCAACACTCTCTAAATCATGAATCTTGTAGGACTTTGAAAAAGGCACTCGCAGGGTAAATGCTTCAAAAATTTCCTTAATCTTATCTAGCAATAATGCTTGCAAGTTTTCACGACTGTCCTCAGACTTGGCAGAAATGAGGGTATATGGCGTTTGGGTAGGCGTGAAATCCTCCACCAAATCCGCTTTATTATAAAGCGTCAAGTGAGGAATATCTTCCATGTCCAGGTCTTTCATGATGGAGAGAACCGTTTTTTCATGCTCCTCGTGGTAAGGATTGCTAGCATCGATAACATGAACCAGAAGGTCCACATGCTTGCTTTCTTCCAAGGTTGACTTGAAACTGGACACCAACTCTGTCGGCAAATCTTGGATAAAGCCAACGGTATCTGTCAAAGTTACTTGGAGATTGCCTCCCAGATGAATACTCTTGGTTGTCGCATCCAGAGTCGCAAAGAGCTCATCTGCTTCATACTGGGTCTTACTGGTCAAGATGTTCATGATAGTTGATTTCCCAGCATTAGTATAACCAATCAAACCAATCTTAAAAGTGCTAGACTCCAAACGTTTTTCTCTGACAGTCGCACGATTTTTCTCAACCACCTTGAGCTGGCGCTCGATATCCGTGATTTGATTGCGAACGCTACGACGGTTCAGCTCCAGTTGGCTTTCACCAGGACCACGGGAACCAATTCCCCCTGCCTGACGGCTGAGCATAATCCCCTGACCAACCAAGCGAGGCAAGAGGTATTTGAGTTGGGCTAGGTGGACTTGGAGCTTCCCTTCATGGCTTCGAGCCCGCATGGCAAAGATATCCAAAATCAACTGCATACGGTCAATGACCTTAACACCGAGAACTTCCTCTAGATTGACATTCTGCCTTGGGGTCAGACGGTTGTTGACGATGACAGTAGTGATTTCTTCTGCATCCACCATAAGCGCAATCTCTTCCAACTTACCAGAGCCGACGAAGGTCTTGGAATCATATTTTTCACGTTTTTGTCTGTAGCTATCTACAACGACTGCCCCTGCCGTTTTCGCTAAACTAGCCAATTCTTCCATGGAGAGGTCAAAACTGTCCATACCCTGCAATTCCACACCAATCAGCAGGACTCGCTCCTCTTTTTTCTCCGTTTCAATCATCTAAAAACTCCTCTATCTGGCTTAAAATGCGGTCTTGTACACCAGATTCTCCAATCTGATAAAAGGTGACCTGCATGCGATTACGGAACCAGGTCAGCTGACGCTTGGCAAAACGACGGGTCGCCTGTTTAAGACTCTCACGAGCTTCCTCAAAGGTCTGCTCTCCACGGAAATAAGGAAAGAGTTCCTTATAGCCAATTCCTTTAGCAGCCTGTACATTAGGGGAATGGTCAAACAGCCACTTGGCCTCATCCAAAAGCCCAGCCTCAAACATCAAATCCACTCGGTGGTTGATACGCTCATAAAGTTGACTACGTTCATCATCCAAGCAGATAATCAGCGGTTCATACAAAATCTCTTGATTTTCCAAATCCTGACCAAAATGGGCAATTTCTAAGGCACGCATAGCACGACGACGATTAAACTGGGGAATCTCAAGGCCTGCTTGCTCCACCAAATGGGCTAATTCCTCATCTGAATATGGCTCCAAACTAGCTCGATAAGCTAAAATCTCCTCATGAGGAGTCTCCCCACCTAGGTGGTAACCTTCTAGCAAGCTCTGGATATAAAGTCCAGTCCCACCGGCGATAATGGCTAGCTTGCCACGGCTGTGAATATCCTCAATAGTCATCTTAGCTTCTGAAACAAAATCAAAAGCCGAGTAAGACTCGGTTATCTCTCTAACATCGATTAAATGATGAGGAACAGCTGCCTGCTCTTCTGGACTAGCCTTGGCCGTCCCAATATCAAGTCCTCGATAGACTTGTTGGCTATCTCCACTAACCACTTCGCCATTAAAGCACTTTGCAACTTCAATAGCTAGAGCCGTCTTTCCAACAGCAGTCGGTCCAACAATCACAATTATTTTTGTTTTCATCTTTTTTCCTTGAAAAATTCCCATTTTTTCGTTACTATTATTATAACACAAAAAGGTCAGTCAGAAAAATGTGACCTCTTGAGGAGGCTGGCTGATTGAGAATATAAAGGAGGAAGACTCATGGCTAAAGGATTCGCTAAAGGTCTTGTAACAGGTGTCGCAGGAACTGTCGCTGCCGTTGCAGGTGCAGTATACGCATTTAAAAAGAAAGTAATCGAACCAGAAGAGCAAAAAGCAGCTTTCATCGAAGAAAACCGTAAAAAAGCAGCTCGTCGCCGCGTATCACGTTAAGAAACAAAAGAAGTTGGGATTATTCTCAACTTCTTTTTTCTATTCTTTTAAATAGCTAGGTCAAACTTCAACTGTGGCTTAACAGGGTCATAATCCACCAACTCAAAATCTTCTGCTTTGATATCAAAGAAATTAGTCCCATCAGGAACATTTAAAACCAAGCGTGGTTGGCAGTTTGACGGCTCCCGACGGAGCAATTCCTGAGCTTGTTCAAATTGATTATCATAGATATGGAGGTTGTTGATGAAGTAGAAGAACTTCCCAACCTTCCAGCCAAAATGTTTGGCAATCATCATCTGCAAAGCCACATACTGCATAGCGTTGATGTGGTGGGCCACCAGCATATCATTGGAGCGCTGGGTCAAGGTCGCATCCAGATAGATTTCCCCATCAACACGCCGGACATCAAACATGGTCTGAAAGGCGCACGGGAGCAGCCCATCTGTTTCTTCGAAAGCTTGGTAATCCCAGAGCGAAATAATATTGCGGCGGTTCCAAGGATTGGTTTCCAACTGTTTGAGAAGCTTATTGATAATGTCGTGTTTCTTAACAACGGCACCATAGCGCTCACCAATGGTTCCCGTGTCTCCAACTTCCCAGTCATTCCAGTAGTGAACATTGTACTTGTCATTAAGCACTTCTAAGCTATTTGACTGGTCTTGGTAAATCCAGAGAACTTCTTTGATGGCGGATTTGATTGCAATGGGACGCAAGGTTGTGATAGGAAATTCTCCTTTAGATAAGTCGTACTCGGAAAAGGCACCAGTTACATACTTGGAATTAGCAACAGTCCCATCCTTGTACTTAGGACGAGCCTGCTCTGAGAAAACACCTTCCTTTAGAATGCGTTCAATATTCTCTTTAAAAATCGTATCTGCTTTTGTCATTTCGTTTCACCTCATTCATTGTCCTAACTAGTATAGCATAAAAAATAAAAGAGGAACATTACTAACTCTAGGTTAGCATTTTCCTCTCTCATTATCTTATTGCAATACAAGTGATGCTGCTCCGATAACTCCAGCGTCATTTCCTAGAGTTGCAAGAGCTAATTTAGTAGATGTGCGTACTTGTGGGAAACTATTTTCATCGTAAACTTTTTGAACACCTTGTAGAAGGAATTCTCCCGCAGCTGACACACCACCACCGATGACGATTGTTGATGGGTTTAGGATTGAACCAATGTTAGCACAAGCGATTCCCAAGTAACGTGAGAAGTTACGGTAAACAATCAAAGCAAGGTCGTCTCCTTCTTTTGCGAGATCAAAGACAGTCTTAGCAGTTACTTCTTCTCCGTTATCAATCAAGCGTTTCAAGGCTGCATCGCCTTCGTATTCATCGGCATAGCGACGAGTCAAGTTGACAATCCCTGTTGCTGAAGCAACTGTCTCAAGGCAGCCTTTTTTACCACAAGTACATGAGATTGGTTGGTCAAAGTCAACAGTGATATGACCAAGTTCACCTGCTGCACCAGCAACACCATGAAGCAATTTGCCTTCTGCGACAATACCACCACCAACACCAGTACCGAGTGTCATAAAGACAACGTCTGGTTGGTTATCTCCAGCACCCATCCAGCGCTCACCAAGAGCTGCTACGTTGGCATCATTATCGATGAAAAATGGAATGCCCAAAGCTTTTTCAATCTTTTGTTTGATTGGTTGAAGGGTTTTCCAGTTCAAGTTGTAGGCACCGATAACAGTCCCTTTTTCACGGTCAACCACACCTGGTGATCCCATTCCAATACCTTGGAAGTCCGCTGCTGCCAATCCAAGCAAGTCCAAACGATGTTGAATAGACTCAATCATATCATCAACGATATGACTTCCCTCATCCAAAATGTTGGTCTTGATTGACCATTTTCCTTGGATTTCTCCTGCTGTTGTTAAGATTGCAAATTTGATAGAAGTTCCACCAAGGTCAATCCCAATAATCTTTTGACTCATCATATTCTCCTTTTTCATTGTGTAGTAATTGAAAATGCTTACAGTACTAGTATATCAAAATCCATTCACTTATGCAAAGGTTTGCGTAAATGAATTATAAGGAATTTTTTCGCCTACCAGTATCTGTTAACCATCTAAATGATCAATGGCATATTGAGCTGCATCATTTGAAAATTTATCAAAATCAGAAGTTAATTGTCTATACATACGTTTTTTTGACATGTGGAATAACGAATTATAACTTTTTGCCTTTCCTAAAGCAGCAGAATATTCACTATTGCTATCATTACTAGAAGAAGCTGTACTTGCTTGACCTTCCTTCCAAACTCCGTCAGCGCCAACATAATAACGTCCACCATCAACCCATTCATTGACAGCCATTTTACCATCCGATTTTAGATAGTAATTTCCTTGCCATGTACTGTAAGCATAAGAACCATCTGATGTCAAATAATACCAAGCTTGATAGGTGGCATCATAAACCCATTCACCTTTAGCCATTTTACCATCTGATTTCAAATAGTAGTTTCCTTGCCATGCATTGCGAGCATATGAACCATCTGATTTCAAGTAATACCATGCTTGGTAAGAAGAATCATAAACCCACTCACCTTGTGCCATTTTACCGTTTGATTTAAGGTAATAAGCTCCTTGCCATGTACTGTAAGCATAAGAACCATCTGATGTCAAATAATACCAAGCTTGATAAGAAGAGTCATAAATCCATTCACTCTGTGCCATTTTACCATCAGCTTTCAGGTAATAGTTTCCCTGCCATGCATTTTCACTAGATTTCCATTTCCATCAAAATAGTACCAAGAACCGTCCTGCTTAACCCAACCACTTGCTGTGGATGAAGTTGTATCAGTTTGAGTTGTAGCCGCTTGTTTTGCTTTAAAAGCACCCTTAGGAGCATTTTTCAATTCGCAAGCCACACCATCATGATCGCGGTCTAACTTGGCAGAATAACCAGGTTCTCCCTCATGAAGATCCGAATATCCATTAGCCCAAGCTTCCTTACAACTCGAAAAATGAATGTTTTCCTCTGCTAACACAGGTTGTGAAAACAAGGCTAAAATTGGCAACGTCACCAGACTCATTTTTAAAAATAGACGTTTATTCATTTCTTTCTCCCATAATTATGATATCGATTTCAATATTATTTTATCAAACTTATTTCAGCAATTCAAGGAAACTTCTGGTCTTTTCTACAAACTCCTTTGGTTTTGCCTTATTCAAGACATGAGGGCCATCTGGGATAATCTGAAATTGGGATTCTGATATTAGTTTATGAAGACTTCTCATAGAACTAAGATTCGGTTTATCTTTGATACCACAAATTAGTAAGGTTGGATAAGGGCAAGTTCCTGCTATATCCGTTAAATCAAGTGTCTTCAACTCCTCAGAAACTCCGACCATAAGAGCCTTGTCTGCTCCCTGTTTTTCAAATACTCTTTTGGGAAGTAGTTTAAAAATCAGCAACTGAAGATAAAATAGGATATTCCCTGCTAATTTAAGCGGGCATCCTGACAGAATCAAAGCTCGAAGATTTGGTAAATCGTAACTGGAAAGTTCTAGTGCCAGGGCAGCACCTAAGGACAATCCAATCAAAACAAAAGGTTCTGTCTCTTGAGCTAGGTGCTGATAAACTCGCTCCTTAGCTTGTTGATAGTTACTAACTCCAGAAGGAAATAACTCGATAGCCTCAGAAGGATAATCTGTCAGTAGATTCCGAACTTCTTTCCAAGACTCTGCTGACTGCCCTAACCCATGCAAAAATATCAGTTTCATCTAGTTCTCCTCAAGGCTTAGTTCATACAAGCCTCTCACTGCATTACAGCCGTAAATAGCTTCTGCTTGGGCTAAATCTGCCAAGGTCAAGACTTTCTCTTCTACCTGTCCTGTTTCTAGCAAATACTGACGGTAAATTCCTGGCAAGATTCCAAGTCGGATAGGCGGTGTGTAGAGTTTTCCAGCGATTTTCAGAACCAAATTTCCTATAGAGGTTTCAAGCAGTTTTCCTGACTTATTGTGGTAAATCTTCTCTTGTTCTCCTAGGCTCAAATGCGGTCGGTGAGTGGTTTTAAAGTAGGTAAAGGATTGATTCAAAGCAGCTTCCTGAAGGCAGACTTGGGCCTGACAAAAGCTTGTACTGAGAGGGGTTAATACTTGACGATTGACTTCTATCTCTCCAGATTTGCTAAGGCTGATTCGCAAGCGGTAATCTTGATTAGCTTCACAATCCTGACACTCTTCCTCAATCTTGTGTCCCAAGTCTTCTGCATCAAAAGGAAAGGCAAAATAACGACTAGCTTTTCTCAGTCTTTCCAGATGTTGATCTTCAAACAGCAGGTTCTTCTGGCTGATTTCCCCTGTCGTAATCAGTTGGAAGCGGGCTTGTTTACGATAAAGAACTGCTGCCTTTTGATGAACCTCTCGGTATTCAGATTCCCATGTGCTATCCCAAGTAATCCCTCCGCCAACTCCATAAATGGCTTGACCTTTGTGAAGTTGAATGGTACGAATGGCCACATTAAAAATCCGTCGTCCATTTGGAAGCAAGAGACCAATCGTTCCACAGTAGACTCCACGCGGTTGAGGCTCCAAGTCCTTGATAATCTCCATTGTCGCAATTTTCGGTGCACCCGTTATGGAACCACAAGGAAAGAGTGAGCGGAAGATTTCAACAAGGTCCACATCCTCTCGCAACTGACTCTTGATGGTCGAAGTCATCTGCCAAACAGTTGAATACTGCTCTACCTGGCACAGACGCTCCACGTGCTCGCTCCCAACTTCAGAAATACGGTTCATATCATTGCGCAAGAGGTCCACAATCATCATATTTTCAGAGCGATTTTTGGGATCCTGTTCCAACCAACTGGCCTGTTCAAGATCTTCTTGGTCAGTTACCCCACGCTGAGTCGTCCCCTTCATTGGTCGTGTTGTCAACTCGCGATCATTTTGCTCAAAAAAGAGCTCTGGGCTCATGGAAATCACTGCCATCTCGTCATGTTCCACATAGGCATTGTAGCCCGCCTCCTGCTCTACCACCATACGATTGTAGATGGCAAAAGGATTGGCACTTAACTTTTGCTTGAGTTGGACGGTGTAGTTGACCTGATAGGTGTCTCCCTGCCTCAAGTGATGGTGTATCTGGGCAATGGCCTTTTCATAGTCTGCTGCAGACGTCACTTCCTGCCAATTTGAGGGCAAATCAATATCCTCATAAGTCAGAGGAATAGGGGAGGTCTCTACCCTATCATGAACAGTAAAGTAAAGCAGGTACTCTCCCAGTAGGGGATCCTTGTGAACTGCTAATTTTTCCTCAAAAGCAGGGGCAGCCTCGTAGCTGACATACCCCACCACATAATAACCTTGCTCTTGGTAGCTTTCCACTTGTGCCAGCAAATCTGCCACTTCTGCTACATTTCTCGTTTTTATCTCTTTGATAGGCTGGGTAAAGGTGTATCTCTCCCCCAAAATCCTAAAATCAATCACTGTTTTTCTATGCATACCTTAAGTATAGCATAAAATAAGAAAACCCTCATCCGCAAAGCAGATGAGAGATTTCAATTATTTAAAGATTGAAGTTTTAAAGCTATTTGTTTGTTGAAGAAGTTTCTTATAAACTTTTTCTTTTACTTGCACAAGTTTACCATTAACTTTATTAGTAACCATATCTTCTTCAAGAGCTTTGGCAAATAATGATTTTAATTCATCATAGTTATGAATGGTCTCACCATCAATAGTAAAAGGAGTAAAACCAGCGTTGGCTTTTTCTAACAATTCTTTATAATATTCTTTCTTAAAATCAGCAAACGATTGGAATCTGCCGTCAGATATTTTTTGTATAATATATTGATCTCCAAATTGTTTCCCTTCTTTATTAGCTTGAGATTTTAATTTATCTGAAGCATATCCTAAGAATCCTTTATCATAGCCATAATATCCCCAGAGTCTAAATGCATTATTCTTAAATGTAACAGCACCGGGTGCACCCTCACTTGTGTTACCTGCATAGATACTATTCATCATTTTAATTCCTACATAGGCAATACCTGGATCAAATACTTCTGGCTTATATATATTATTATTCATCATACG encodes:
- the hflX gene encoding GTPase HflX; its protein translation is MIETEKKEERVLLIGVELQGMDSFDLSMEELASLAKTAGAVVVDSYRQKREKYDSKTFVGSGKLEEIALMVDAEEITTVIVNNRLTPRQNVNLEEVLGVKVIDRMQLILDIFAMRARSHEGKLQVHLAQLKYLLPRLVGQGIMLSRQAGGIGSRGPGESQLELNRRSVRNQITDIERQLKVVEKNRATVREKRLESSTFKIGLIGYTNAGKSTIMNILTSKTQYEADELFATLDATTKSIHLGGNLQVTLTDTVGFIQDLPTELVSSFKSTLEESKHVDLLVHVIDASNPYHEEHEKTVLSIMKDLDMEDIPHLTLYNKADLVEDFTPTQTPYTLISAKSEDSRENLQALLLDKIKEIFEAFTLRVPFSKSYKIHDLESVAILEERDYQEDGEVITGYISEKNKWRLEEFYD
- a CDS encoding ROK family glucokinase, producing MSQKIIGIDLGGTSIKFAILTTAGEIQGKWSIKTNILDEGSHIVDDMIESIQHRLDLLGLAAADFQGIGMGSPGVVDREKGTVIGAYNLNWKTLQPIKQKIEKALGIPFFIDNDANVAALGERWMGAGDNQPDVVFMTLGTGVGGGIVAEGKLLHGVAGAAGELGHITVDFDQPISCTCGKKGCLETVASATGIVNLTRRYADEYEGDAALKRLIDNGEEVTAKTVFDLAKEGDDLALIVYRNFSRYLGIACANIGSILNPSTIVIGGGVSAAGEFLLQGVQKVYDENSFPQVRTSTKLALATLGNDAGVIGAASLVLQ
- the pabB gene encoding aminodeoxychorismate synthase component I is translated as MHRKTVIDFRILGERYTFTQPIKEIKTRNVAEVADLLAQVESYQEQGYYVVGYVSYEAAPAFEEKLAVHKDPLLGEYLLYFTVHDRVETSPIPLTYEDIDLPSNWQEVTSAADYEKAIAQIHHHLRQGDTYQVNYTVQLKQKLSANPFAIYNRMVVEQEAGYNAYVEHDEMAVISMSPELFFEQNDRELTTRPMKGTTQRGVTDQEDLEQASWLEQDPKNRSENMMIVDLLRNDMNRISEVGSEHVERLCQVEQYSTVWQMTSTIKSQLREDVDLVEIFRSLFPCGSITGAPKIATMEIIKDLEPQPRGVYCGTIGLLLPNGRRIFNVAIRTIQLHKGQAIYGVGGGITWDSTWESEYREVHQKAAVLYRKQARFQLITTGEISQKNLLFEDQHLERLRKASRYFAFPFDAEDLGHKIEEECQDCEANQDYRLRISLSKSGEIEVNRQVLTPLSTSFCQAQVCLQEAALNQSFTYFKTTHRPHLSLGEQEKIYHNKSGKLLETSIGNLVLKIAGKLYTPPIRLGILPGIYRQYLLETGQVEEKVLTLADLAQAEAIYGCNAVRGLYELSLEEN
- the rnz gene encoding ribonuclease Z, with translation MDIQFLGTGAGQPSKARNVSSLALKLLDEINEVWLFDCGEGTQNRILETTIRPRKVSKIFITHLHGDHIFGLPGFLSSRAFQANEEQTDLEIYGPQGIKSFVLTSLRVSGSRLPYRIHFHEFDQDSLGKILETDKFTVYAEELDHTIFCVGYRVMQKDLEGTLDAEKLKAAGVPFGPLFGKIKNGQDLVLEDGTEIKAADYISAPRPGKIITILGDTRKTDASVRLAVNADVLVHESTYGKGDEKIARNHGHSTNMQAAQVAVEAGAKRLLLNHISARFLSKDISKLKKDAATIFENVHVVKDLEEVEI
- the miaA gene encoding tRNA (adenosine(37)-N6)-dimethylallyltransferase MiaA, which codes for MKTKIIVIVGPTAVGKTALAIEVAKCFNGEVVSGDSQQVYRGLDIGTAKASPEEQAAVPHHLIDVREITESYSAFDFVSEAKMTIEDIHSRGKLAIIAGGTGLYIQSLLEGYHLGGETPHEEILAYRASLEPYSDEELAHLVEQAGLEIPQFNRRRAMRALEIAHFGQDLENQEILYEPLIICLDDERSQLYERINHRVDLMFEAGLLDEAKWLFDHSPNVQAAKGIGYKELFPYFRGEQTFEEARESLKQATRRFAKRQLTWFRNRMQVTFYQIGESGVQDRILSQIEEFLDD
- a CDS encoding thymidylate synthase; the protein is MTKADTIFKENIERILKEGVFSEQARPKYKDGTVANSKYVTGAFSEYDLSKGEFPITTLRPIAIKSAIKEVLWIYQDQSNSLEVLNDKYNVHYWNDWEVGDTGTIGERYGAVVKKHDIINKLLKQLETNPWNRRNIISLWDYQAFEETDGLLPCAFQTMFDVRRVDGEIYLDATLTQRSNDMLVAHHINAMQYVALQMMIAKHFGWKVGKFFYFINNLHIYDNQFEQAQELLRREPSNCQPRLVLNVPDGTNFFDIKAEDFELVDYDPVKPQLKFDLAI
- a CDS encoding DUF3042 family protein, with the protein product MAKGFAKGLVTGVAGTVAAVAGAVYAFKKKVIEPEEQKAAFIEENRKKAARRRVSR
- a CDS encoding alpha/beta fold hydrolase, which gives rise to MKLIFLHGLGQSAESWKEVRNLLTDYPSEAIELFPSGVSNYQQAKERVYQHLAQETEPFVLIGLSLGAALALELSSYDLPNLRALILSGCPLKLAGNILFYLQLLIFKLLPKRVFEKQGADKALMVGVSEELKTLDLTDIAGTCPYPTLLICGIKDKPNLSSMRSLHKLISESQFQIIPDGPHVLNKAKPKEFVEKTRSFLELLK